From one Leptospira stimsonii genomic stretch:
- the rpsL gene encoding 30S ribosomal protein S12 — protein MPTISQLIRHGRQKQKKRTKSPALKSSPQRRGVCTRVMTFTPKKPNSALRKVARVRLTTGIEVTAYIPGEGHNLQEHNVVLIRGGRVKDLPGVRYHIIRGTLDTLGVDKRRNGRSKYGAKRPKA, from the coding sequence ATGCCAACAATCAGTCAATTGATTCGCCACGGCAGGCAAAAGCAGAAGAAGAGAACAAAATCTCCTGCATTAAAGAGCTCTCCTCAGAGAAGAGGAGTTTGTACGAGAGTAATGACGTTTACCCCGAAAAAACCGAACTCGGCATTGAGAAAGGTTGCGAGGGTTCGTCTTACGACTGGGATCGAAGTTACTGCATACATTCCCGGTGAGGGACATAATCTTCAGGAACACAACGTGGTCCTGATTCGTGGTGGAAGGGTAAAAGACCTTCCAGGGGTTCGTTATCATATTATCCGTGGAACCCTGGATACCTTGGGTGTGGATAAGAGAAGAAACGGTCGCTCCAAATACGGCGCGAAACGTCCGAAGGCATAA
- the rpsG gene encoding 30S ribosomal protein S7 codes for MSRRRGKVEPRKITPDPVYNDIQVAKFINCLMLSGGKSVAEKLFYDALEIIQKKTGNDPYTTFREALENSKPQVEVKSRRVGGVTYQVPIEVRPERRLALGIRWLIRYSRDRNEKGMAAKLAAEFIEAQKGTGSAIKKKEDIRKMAEANKAFSHYRW; via the coding sequence ATGTCTAGAAGAAGAGGAAAAGTTGAACCCCGGAAAATTACTCCGGATCCAGTTTACAACGACATTCAAGTTGCGAAGTTTATTAACTGCCTCATGTTAAGTGGTGGAAAATCCGTAGCTGAGAAATTATTCTATGATGCGTTAGAAATCATTCAGAAAAAAACAGGGAATGATCCTTACACTACTTTCCGTGAAGCATTAGAAAATTCTAAACCACAAGTGGAAGTAAAATCCAGAAGAGTGGGTGGTGTTACTTACCAAGTTCCTATCGAAGTTCGTCCCGAAAGACGACTCGCTCTCGGAATCCGTTGGTTAATCCGTTATTCCAGAGACAGAAACGAAAAAGGAATGGCGGCGAAATTGGCGGCGGAGTTTATCGAAGCGCAAAAAGGAACCGGTTCGGCTATCAAGAAAAAAGAAGATATCCGGAAAATGGCGGAAGCGAACAAAGCGTTCAGCCACTATCGCTGGTAA
- a CDS encoding elongation factor G-like protein codes for MKILNVGIFAHIDAGKTTLLERILFETGKIRRPGTIEEGTTESDYLPEEIARGISIQSTLARVFWPNEKEQKVLFQFLDNPGHLDFQSQTSASLVVADLGVVLIDAFEGLKSQTLQNVEWLRKRKIPILFFLNKLDRKGIDITDSLVDLEAVLGKEPILLWKEDAEFSLFQEGSADQSLLPLLEWDSELSEKYLKDPDSLSILAREGFSKGFWKGELFPVLGGSALHGEGVKELLLSLELLSRTFSSIPRSSGELGIAFKREFHPDLGKIVYILPSQEFPRNQKFWSISGNGQMDSIHLISTRDFEEIEETKIREIIVVPGLDSLKPGDVLYSSPQKEYMSELSPVRKQFQILLEPETSEERDGLWEALNQLTWLDEGLETKVLPDTGQIQLSGLGELHLEVSLSRLKEFFPHKVNVSGIKVARFELWKKMVLQSEFQHTAFDQKISSGQVHASLASSNSFSREVRFETKITETLEEAITSAFYEVVAKGSKGEEVLGLDLIVHRYDPPDSSIETSSLVKVAVIKGLKDIIPNYTELVGPISSLEILIPDPSLGDVLGALSKRNAKIHNVVSLGDGKSLVHANASTENLLGFASVLRNMTQGRGVLSLDSLFDSEHYYVITLVDSR; via the coding sequence ATGAAAATTTTAAACGTAGGAATCTTTGCCCATATCGATGCTGGAAAAACCACTCTCCTCGAACGGATTCTTTTTGAGACCGGAAAGATCCGAAGGCCGGGAACGATCGAGGAGGGGACCACTGAATCAGACTATCTCCCGGAAGAAATTGCCCGTGGGATCTCCATCCAATCCACTCTCGCCCGTGTCTTCTGGCCGAACGAAAAAGAACAAAAAGTATTATTTCAATTCTTAGATAACCCGGGCCATTTGGACTTTCAAAGTCAGACCAGCGCCTCTCTTGTCGTCGCCGATCTCGGTGTCGTTCTCATTGACGCGTTCGAAGGACTGAAATCCCAAACGCTTCAAAACGTAGAATGGCTCCGCAAACGAAAAATCCCGATTCTCTTCTTCCTCAATAAACTTGATCGAAAAGGAATCGACATTACGGATTCGCTCGTCGATCTCGAGGCCGTCCTCGGAAAAGAGCCGATTCTTCTCTGGAAAGAGGACGCGGAATTTTCCCTCTTCCAAGAAGGAAGCGCCGACCAAAGTCTTCTTCCCCTCTTGGAATGGGATTCCGAACTTTCGGAAAAATATCTGAAGGATCCGGATTCTCTCTCGATTCTCGCGCGCGAGGGATTTTCTAAAGGTTTTTGGAAGGGAGAACTTTTCCCCGTCCTTGGTGGATCAGCCCTTCATGGAGAAGGTGTAAAGGAGCTCCTTCTTTCCTTAGAACTTCTTTCTCGAACATTCTCATCCATTCCTCGTTCCTCCGGAGAATTAGGAATTGCATTTAAACGGGAATTCCACCCCGACTTAGGGAAGATCGTCTATATTCTTCCTTCGCAGGAGTTCCCACGGAATCAGAAGTTCTGGTCGATTTCCGGAAATGGCCAAATGGATTCCATTCATCTTATCTCCACGCGAGACTTTGAAGAGATTGAAGAAACAAAAATTCGCGAGATTATCGTGGTCCCCGGTCTCGATTCTCTCAAACCGGGCGACGTCCTCTATTCTTCTCCTCAAAAAGAATATATGTCGGAGCTAAGTCCCGTTCGAAAGCAATTCCAGATTCTTCTCGAACCGGAAACTTCGGAAGAGAGGGACGGGCTCTGGGAGGCACTCAATCAGCTTACTTGGCTGGATGAAGGCTTGGAGACAAAAGTTCTTCCGGATACGGGACAAATTCAACTTTCCGGACTTGGAGAATTGCACTTGGAAGTTTCTCTTTCCCGATTGAAAGAATTCTTTCCTCACAAAGTGAACGTTAGCGGGATAAAAGTTGCAAGGTTTGAGCTTTGGAAAAAAATGGTCCTACAGAGTGAATTTCAGCATACCGCGTTTGATCAAAAAATCTCAAGCGGACAGGTGCACGCCTCTCTGGCAAGCTCTAACAGCTTTTCCAGGGAAGTGCGGTTTGAAACTAAGATTACTGAAACACTAGAAGAAGCCATTACATCAGCTTTTTATGAAGTAGTGGCAAAGGGATCCAAGGGAGAAGAAGTTCTCGGTTTGGATCTGATTGTTCATCGATACGATCCTCCGGATTCTTCGATCGAAACTTCTTCACTTGTAAAAGTAGCCGTCATAAAAGGCTTAAAAGACATAATTCCGAATTATACGGAACTTGTGGGTCCGATTTCTTCATTAGAGATTTTGATACCAGATCCATCGTTAGGCGATGTGCTTGGTGCTCTCTCCAAGAGAAATGCAAAGATTCATAATGTTGTTTCGCTCGGAGATGGTAAGTCGCTTGTTCACGCAAATGCTTCTACGGAAAACTTGCTTGGCTTTGCAAGCGTGCTTAGAAATATGACACAGGGAAGGGGTGTTCTGTCTCTGGACTCCCTTTTTGACTCTGAACACTATTACGTAATTACATTAGTCGATTCCCGTTAG